In Nocardioides marinus, one DNA window encodes the following:
- a CDS encoding ATP-binding response regulator, with protein sequence MSAATRVRPLRTVIIDDTADLRDLLRLALNRGGFDVVGEAGDGKAGIDLVRTEHPDVVLLDLSMPVMDGLEALPTIRRTVPGAKIIVLSGFGATQMSERALANGADGYVQKGASLDSILDYVRDMTSGSKPRPARSLSVVPPLEVPESMAPQPPTFGQADPEARAGTSPQPIPGGAAGHLPAPASPSSPATPGGVAASSISWWQAMSMAPVGILELADEPLFRIVYANTTAQRLLVNKTSPGTPLGFSAPNLATLVAYHRLDADASFEVELDGGTCRATIRRTGWSLLVYLDSTSDDVALLRRAIATTAHEIRGPVAVICGIAEASGWDGEEQLDTEMQARLMSSVARQARMLDSITADLLTAAQIQRGTLRIDLAPLDPRTVVESVAGDRYGIDVEVTVEDDRMVRADPLRLEQMVSNLLGNAIKYGEAPYTIRIRPDDQHDDHVAIDVVDRGAGVPEEFRAQLFKEFSRATGTVATGTGLGLYVVRTLAEAQNGDVSYRPGQYGGSVFTISLMAVDEPPLSEPPVEGAGGPALRDPSPDQS encoded by the coding sequence ATGAGCGCCGCCACCCGCGTACGACCCCTCCGCACGGTGATCATCGACGACACCGCGGACCTGCGCGACCTGCTGCGCCTCGCCCTGAACCGCGGCGGCTTCGACGTGGTGGGCGAGGCCGGGGACGGGAAGGCCGGGATCGACCTGGTCCGCACCGAGCACCCCGACGTCGTCCTGCTGGACCTGTCGATGCCCGTGATGGACGGCCTCGAGGCACTGCCCACCATCCGCCGCACCGTGCCCGGCGCGAAGATCATCGTGCTCTCCGGCTTCGGGGCCACCCAGATGTCCGAGCGCGCCCTGGCCAACGGCGCCGACGGGTACGTGCAGAAGGGTGCCTCGCTGGACTCCATCCTCGACTACGTCCGCGACATGACCAGCGGCTCCAAGCCCAGGCCCGCCCGCTCGCTGTCGGTCGTCCCGCCGCTCGAGGTCCCCGAGAGCATGGCCCCCCAGCCGCCGACCTTCGGCCAGGCCGACCCCGAGGCACGGGCGGGGACCTCGCCCCAGCCGATCCCCGGCGGCGCGGCCGGGCACCTGCCCGCCCCCGCCTCGCCCAGCTCCCCGGCCACCCCCGGCGGCGTCGCCGCCTCCTCGATCTCCTGGTGGCAGGCGATGAGCATGGCACCGGTGGGGATCCTCGAGCTCGCCGACGAGCCGCTCTTCCGCATCGTCTACGCCAACACCACCGCCCAGCGGCTGCTGGTCAACAAGACCAGCCCCGGCACGCCCCTCGGGTTCAGCGCCCCCAACCTCGCCACCCTGGTGGCCTACCACCGCCTCGACGCCGACGCGTCGTTCGAGGTCGAGCTCGACGGCGGCACCTGCCGGGCCACCATCCGGCGTACCGGCTGGTCGTTGCTGGTCTACCTCGACTCCACCTCCGACGACGTCGCCCTGCTGCGGCGGGCGATCGCGACCACCGCCCACGAGATCCGCGGGCCGGTCGCGGTCATCTGCGGCATCGCGGAGGCCAGCGGCTGGGACGGCGAGGAGCAGCTCGACACCGAGATGCAGGCGCGCTTGATGTCCTCGGTGGCCCGCCAGGCGCGGATGCTCGACTCCATCACCGCCGACCTGCTGACCGCGGCGCAGATCCAGCGCGGCACGCTGCGCATCGACCTCGCCCCGCTGGACCCGCGCACCGTCGTGGAGTCGGTGGCCGGCGACCGCTACGGCATCGACGTCGAGGTCACCGTCGAGGACGACCGGATGGTGCGCGCCGACCCGTTGCGCCTGGAGCAGATGGTGAGCAACCTGCTGGGCAACGCCATCAAGTACGGCGAGGCGCCGTACACCATCCGCATCCGCCCCGACGACCAGCACGACGACCACGTCGCCATCGACGTCGTCGACCGGGGCGCCGGGGTGCCCGAGGAGTTCCGCGCGCAGCTGTTCAAGGAGTTCTCGCGCGCGACCGGCACGGTCGCCACCGGCACCGGCCTGGGCCTCTACGTCGTCCGCACGCTCGCCGAGGCGCAGAACGGCGACGTCTCCTACCGGCCGGGCCAGTACGGCGGCTCGGTCTTCACGATCTCCCTGATGGCGGTCGACGAGCCGCCGCTCTCCGAGCCGCCCGTGGAGGGAGCGGGCGGACCGGCCCTGAGGGACCCGTCTCCAGACCAGTCCTAG
- a CDS encoding Abi-alpha family protein, producing the protein MSSGTERRPGAAGPTVGPRVEPRVEPRVEPRAETESARALAEQVAPVVEALPGLARVAASAAWHTGEWGVRSYVRSAKRLARAATDREEAAHLAQEATEAAQVVSDLARAVSAGTPVGTALLRAAESLGAVREPTGRSGSPVVPGGLVDRDEPQSQSLRERGAELLERSRDVWSSEAGHPAYERILSELAPDEARILVLLLEKGPQPSVDVRTGGPIGMVSSQLIAPGLTMIGARSGARFVDQVPAYLNNLHRLGLVWFSREPLRDPLEYQVVEAQPDVLAAMHSVKFAKVVRRSIHLTPFGEDFCRTVLVDEQAAARTFPAHQAPPEAHSGEPAPD; encoded by the coding sequence ATGAGCAGCGGCACCGAGCGACGCCCCGGCGCCGCCGGGCCCACCGTGGGTCCCCGGGTCGAGCCGCGGGTCGAGCCCCGGGTGGAGCCCCGGGCGGAGACGGAGTCCGCGCGGGCCCTGGCCGAGCAGGTCGCGCCCGTCGTGGAGGCCCTGCCCGGCCTGGCGCGCGTCGCCGCGTCCGCGGCCTGGCACACCGGCGAGTGGGGCGTGCGCAGCTACGTCCGCTCCGCCAAGCGCCTGGCCCGGGCGGCCACCGACCGCGAGGAGGCCGCCCACCTGGCCCAGGAGGCCACCGAGGCCGCGCAGGTCGTCTCCGACCTGGCCCGCGCGGTCAGCGCCGGCACCCCCGTCGGTACGGCGCTGCTGCGCGCCGCGGAGTCGCTCGGCGCGGTCCGCGAGCCGACCGGTCGCTCCGGGAGCCCGGTCGTGCCCGGCGGGCTGGTGGATCGGGACGAGCCCCAGTCGCAGTCGCTGCGCGAGCGGGGCGCGGAGCTCCTCGAGCGCTCCCGGGACGTGTGGTCCAGCGAGGCCGGCCACCCGGCGTACGAACGGATCCTCAGCGAGCTCGCCCCCGACGAGGCGCGCATCCTGGTGCTGCTGCTCGAGAAGGGCCCGCAGCCCAGTGTCGACGTGCGCACCGGAGGGCCGATCGGGATGGTCTCCAGCCAGCTGATCGCGCCGGGGCTGACGATGATCGGCGCCCGCTCGGGGGCGCGCTTCGTGGACCAGGTCCCGGCCTACCTCAACAACCTGCACCGGCTCGGCCTGGTGTGGTTCTCACGCGAGCCGCTGCGCGACCCGCTGGAGTACCAGGTCGTCGAGGCGCAGCCCGACGTGCTCGCCGCGATGCACTCGGTGAAGTTCGCGAAGGTCGTGCGTCGCAGCATCCACCTCACGCCCTTCGGCGAGGACTTCTGCCGCACCGTGCTGGTCGACGAGCAGGCCGCCGCCCGGACCTTCCCCGCCCACCAGGCGCCCCCGGAGGCGCATAGCGGCGAGCCCGCCCCGGACTGA